The genomic DNA GCATCACTCGGACAGGCCGGGCTCAGGCAGCTACCGCGTCCGAACCATTTTTCCTGCTGCGGCGGACCTGCCGTTTGCCTCCCAGGAAACGGTCCGCAATAAGAACGGCGTCCGGAAAATCCGGGCGCCGTTTTCGTGTTCTCGACAAGTCGATCAGGCGGCCTTGCCGTTGGCGTTCATCGCCTCGTCGGCCAGGCGGCCGGTCAGCTCGGCCATATGGTCGAAGCCGGCCTTGTAGCTGGCGACGCCCGCCGTCGCCGAGCGCAGCTCGATGATCAGGTCGCCGATCTCGGCCTGCGGCATGGTCGCCTCGACCACGTCCCAGCCCGGCCAGCCGGGCCGCGCGTCATAGCCAAGGATTTGGCCGCGCCGCTGCGGGATCAGCGCGATGATCTTCGAGGTCGCATCGGACGGCGTGACGATCTCGACCTTCATGATCGGCTCCAGCAGAACCGGCGAGCAGGCCGCCATGCCTTCCTTCATCGCCAGCTTCGCCGCCATCTGGAAGGCCATGTCGGAGGAGTCGACCGCGTGGTAGGAACCATCCGACAGGTTGACGGCGACATCGACCACCGGGAAGCCGAGCGGACCGTTCTTCAGATAGTCGCGAATGCCCGTCTCCACCGACTGGATGTAGGTCTTGGGCACGACGCCGCCGGTAATGGTGTCGGTGAACTGGAAGCCCGAGCCGCGCGGCAGCGGCTTGATCTCGATCACCACGTCGCCGAACTGACCGTGGCCGCCTGACTGCTTCTTGTGGCGGCCGCGCTGCTGTGCCGATTTGCGGATCGTTTCGCGATAAGGCACCGCCGGCGAATGGCCTTCGATCGGGATCTGGTTCTTGCCCTCCAGGCGCTCGCGCACCACGCGCAGGTGCATCTCGCCATGACCCGACAGCACGGTCTCGGCGGAGTCCTGATTGTGATGCAGGCTGAGCGAAGGGTCTTCCTCGGCAAGCCTCTGGATGGCCGCCGACATCTTGACCTCGTCCTTGCGCTCCTTGGGGCGCAGCGCGAAGGCGAACACCGGCTGTGGCGATTCCAGCGTGACCAGAGGTTTGATGCCGCCCTTGGCCGAGCTCAGCGTCTGGCCGGTCCTGGCGTTGTCGAGCTTGCCAAGCGCGACGGTGTCGCCGGCCCCGGCCGATGGCAGCTTCAACTGGTCCTTGCCCAGCATCTTGTAGATGCCGGAGACCTTCGCCGTGTCGCCGTTGGAGAGGAAAAGCTCGGCCGCGTCGGCCAACTGCCCGGAAAGCACGCGCGAGACGGACAGCTTGCCGCCATGCGCGGTGTGAATGGTTTTCATCACCTGCACGACCGTCTGGTTGCCGTCCGGCGCGCCCAGGCGCTTGCGGGTCGCCTCGATGTCCGGCGCGTCGTGGCGGATCGTCTTCAGCAGGCGCAGTACGCCATTGCCTTTCTCCGCCGTGCCGATCAGCACCGGCGTTACCGTGCCGGCACGGAGGTCGGCGGCAAGGTCATCGAAGATTGCGTCCTTCGGCGGCTCGATCTCCTCCAGCAACTGCTCCATCAACTGGTCGTCATGATCGGCCAGCGTCTCCAGCATCGAGAAGCGGGCCTCGAGTTCGCGCGCCTTGTCGTCGTTCGGAATCTCGGCGACCTGGCTCTCGGCATATTCGCGGTAGACATAGGCCCGCTCGAGCGCCAGATCGATCGAGCCGATGACGACGCCGTCCTTGCGCAACGGAATCTGGCGAAGCAGCAGCGGCACCGAACTCGCCGGCTGCAGCATCTTCAGTGTCTCGCGCACGCCGGCGATCGCCTTGTCCACCTTGTTGAGGAACAGGATGCGCGGCACGCCGAGGTCATCGAGCTTGCGCATGATGAGCTGCAGCGCGGGTATCTTCTTTTCGTCCGCTTCGGCAACGACGACTGCGACATCGCAGGCTGCAAGCACCGGCTCGGCCTCAAAGGCGAATTCGATGGAGCCGGGGCAATCGACGAAGGTGAACTGCTCGCCCATGAATTCCGTGGTGGCAAAGGTGGCCTCCACGCTCATCGCGTGGGCGCGGGCTTCTGGCGAATGATCGGAAACTGTGTTGCCCGATGAAACGGGATTCTGGCGGGGGATGGCGCCCGTGCGGGCGAGGATTGCTTCGAGAAGTGTCGTCTTACCGCTTGCGAAGGGACCGACTATGGCAATGCATTTCGGTCCCGTGCGTCGTCCTCCGGCGCGAGTACCCATGGCTGACCTCCACTCAGGCGTTTCCCAAGAGAGCGATCAGCAAAAGTGGAAACCGGTTTTGCGTCCGATCGCACTCTGTGAAGAGCGGCGGCCGGCCTGTTCGGCCGTCGCGGGCGGGGTTGTTGCTCACCGCCTGCCCAAGGCCATCGTCACACGGGTTCGCGGAGAGGGCAAGAAAAATAGGAAGTGCGCCGGCTTTGGTTTTGTCAGGCGCGCCCAGTTTGTGCAGCGCTTGGCCTGTCAGCGCGCCTAGTCTGTCAGGCGCTCAGGGCCAGCGACTGTTTATCGGCAGCGCAGAGCGCGCTCGTCTTGTCGCGCGGCGCCGGCTTGCCGAAGAAATAGCCCTGAAAGCGGCTGCAGCCGGCCGCACGAGCCAGGGTGAACTCCTCCGACGTCTCCACGCCTTCGGCGACGATGGTGATGTCCTGGATGCGGGCGATCTGGGCGAGCGCGGAAACGAAGATCTGCGCCACCTGGTCGTGGGCGAGGCTGCGGATGTAGGAACGGTCGATCTTGACGCAGTCGATGGGCAGGGTCTTCAGGTAGTTGAAGCCGCAATGACCGGTGCCGAAGTCGTCGAGCGCGATGTCGAAGCCAAGCCCGCGCAAGGCTTCCAGGCGCCTGAGGATCTCCGGCGTCGCGGCGGTTGCGACCGTCTCGGTGATCTCGATGATGAACTCGGATGCCGACCGGCCGGTCTCGCGCAGTATGCGGTCGCACATCGTGACGATCTCATCGCGCTTCAACTGCTCGCCGGAGACGTTGATCGAGATGCGTCGCCCCGGAAACTGGCCGATATCGGCGCAAGCGCGCTTGAACACCCATTCGCCGATCATGTCGATCAAGGTCGAGCGCTCGGCGATCGGGATGAACTCGGCCGGCGAGATCAGGCCGCGGACGGGATGACGCCAGCGGATCAAACCTTCTAGAGCGTCGATGGAGCCCTCGGCGCCCATGATCGGCTGATAGTGGAGCTCCAACTCGCCAAGATAGACGGCCGCGCGCAGTTCGCGCTCCACGAGCCGGCGATAACGCTTGTCCGACAGCATCTCCTCGTCGAAGACCGTGACACGACCCCGGCCAGCCGCCTTGCTTTCGTAGAGCGCGAGATCGGCAAGCAACATCAATTCGGTGGGGTTGGAAGCGTGCAGCGGCGCAAGCGCAACCCCCAACGAGATCGACAGCGGAACGACCTTGCCTTCATGCCGCTTTCCGGCCCGCATCGCGTCGAGCAGCCGGCGGACATCCTTGTTGAGGGCAGCCGTGTCGCCATGCGGGACGATGACGCCGAACTCGTCGCCGCCCAGCCGTCCGATAAGGCTGTCGTCAAAGATGCGCTCAGCCTCCTTGACCACATAAGCGAGCGCGAGGTCGCCGAACTGGTGGCCGAAGGTGTCATTGAGCTGCTTGAAATGGTCGAGGTCGATCAACAGAAGGCTCGCTTGCCGGCGGTTGCGCAAGGTGCCCAGACTGTCGCTCAACGCTTCGAGGAAATAGCGCCGGGTCATGGCGCCGGTCATTGCGTCGACGCTGAGGAAGCGGTGCTTCTCGGCTTCGGCGTCCGCCGCCGACTGCAGGCGCTGGACGACGCTCGAGCGCATATACATCAGCACCAGCAGCGCCAGGCCGGTCGATATCGCCGACAAGGCGAGAGCCGTGGCGCGCGAGGCATCTTCGGTCAGTCCGAAGGCGGCAATTGCCGTAGCGGCGATGCTCGCCACGAGCAGTGCCTGAATGCCGCGGTAAATCCTGCCGCTATGATCCTTGATTGTCGCCAAGATGCTCATGTCCGCGCCCCCCACAGCACGGGCCATGGCTAGAGCCGAGCGGTTAAAAAGACATTGAGCGCGGCGACTGTCTTGCTTCGTTCCCCAATGCTCGGCCGACTGCCTCATTTTATGGTTAAAAAGCAACAATTTATGACAGTATTTTAAACAGCTGACAGAAAGATTTGACGCACCACTAAAGCTGCTTCGACGCTGTCATCATTGGCAGCGGAAAGACCCGTTGCACTAGCCTCATAGCCGGTTGAAACTACATCCTGAGATGCGCCGCTTCCGGCTTGCTGTTTCGTCAACGATTGAGGATTTGAACGATGAAGATCATTGCGTGCGGCAGCGTGCCGACGATCATTGCGCCGGAAAAGTATTTCACCGGCAAGGTGCTGCAGACACCGATCATCGAGAAGGAGGCGCCGGCGCGGCTCAGGGCGACGCTGGTCAGCTTTGAACCCGGCGCGCGCACCCATTGGCATACGCATCCGCTTGGCCAGACGCTCTATGTGACTTCGGGCGCCGGGCTTGCGCAAACGTGGGGCGGGCCGATCGAGGCGATCAGGGCGGGCGACGTCATCTCGTTCGCGCCGGGCGAAAAGCACTGGCACGGCGCCGGGCCGAAAACCACGATGACGCATGTCGCCATGCAGGAGGCGATGGACGGCGTCCACGCCGATTGGCTCGAGGCCGTCTCCGACGAGCAATATGGCGGCTGAGCGCCGTCAACAAAAACCCGGCGCGCGAAGCCGGGTTTTTTTTATCTGGGTGGCTACGCTGCCGTTCAGGTCAGCGATGCAGTAAAACGCTGGATGCGGGTGCAGGCTTCCTCCAGCAGCGTCTCCGACGTCGCATAGGAGATGCGGAAGTTCGGACCAAGGCCGAAGGCCGAGCCGAACACCACCGCGACACCCTCGGCGTCGAGCAGCTCCGAGCAGAAAACCTCGTCGCTGTCGATGACCTTGCCGGCCCTGGTCTTCCTGCCGATCAGCTCAGCGCAGGACGGATAGACATAGAAGGCGCCTTCCGGCGACGGACAGGTGATGCCGCGCGCCTGGTTGAGCATCGAGACGACGAGATCGCGCCGGCCTTGGAAGATCGCCTTGTTCCTGGCGATGAAGTCCTGCGGGCCGTTGAGCGCCTCGACGGAAGCCCATTGCGCGATGGTGCAGGCGCCCGAGGTCTGCTGGCCCTGGATCATGTCCATCGCCTTGATCAGCGGCACCGGGCCGGCGGCGTAGCCGATGCGCCACCCGGTCATGGCATAGGCTTTCGACACGCCGTTCATGGTGAGCGTCCGCTCGTAGAGCTTCGGCTCGACCTCGGCGATGGTCTTGAAGACGAAGTCGCCATAGGTCAGATGCTCGTACATGTCGTCGGTCAACGTCCAGACATGCGGGTGCTTGAGCAAAACGTCGGCCAGCGCCCGAAGCTCGGCTTCGGTGTAGGCGGCGCCCGACGGGTTGGACGGCGAGTTCATCAGCAGCCATTTGGTCTTCGGCGTGATCGCCTTTTCCAACACTTCAGCGGTCAGCTTGAAGCCGTTGTCGATCGAAGTGTCGGCGAAAACCGACGTGCCGCCGCAGATCGCCACCATTTCCGGGTAGCTCACCCAATAGGGGCGGGGAATGATGACCTCGTCGCCGGGGTTCAGCGTCGCCATGAAGGCGTTGAACAGGATCTGCTTGCCGCCGGTGCCGACGATGGTCTGCTCCGGCCGGTAGTCGAGATTGTTCTCGCGCTTGAACTTCCTGGCGATCGCCTCGCGCAGCGGCACGATGCCGGAAACCGGCGGATACTTGGTCTCGCCGCGGCGGATCGCGTCGATCGCCGCGTTCTTGATGTTGTCGGGCGTGTCGAAGTCCGGCTCGCCGGCGCCGAGGCCGATGACGTCACGGCCGGCATTTTTCAGCTCGCGCGCTTTCTGCGTCACCGCGATGGTCGCGGAAGGCTTCACGCGGGAAAGGGCGTCGGCAAGAAAGGCCATGACAGGGCGTCTCCAAGAGAATGGCGGCCAGGAGCGGCCGCGGCGCCTCTCATGTCGCATCATCGGCCCCAGCGCAAGCATTGTCGGATGATCCAGAGGTCAAGGTGGCGTGAGCGGCAACTATAAATTCATCAACGACCGGTAAACCCTTGGCTGGCAGGATGGCTGATTGAATTCCGCTGGTTTGGCGGAGCGAGGGACCCTTGTCGCGCAGCACCGGGCTTGCCCATATCATCCGTCATGATGACGGCACCTCCAGCGGTGTCTGGGGTATCTACACGCTGCAGAGCGCCTTCCAGCCGATCTTCGCCTTCAACGAGGGCAAGCTTTCTGTCGCCGCCTTCGAGGGGCTGATCCGGCCGTTCCGCGACGGCGAGCCGCAGTCGCCGATGAGCTTCTTTGGCACCTGCCCGGCGGGCGAACGGCTGCCTATCGAGGGGCTGACCAGGACGCTGCACCTGCTCAACGCCGGCGCCTGTTTGCCGCAAGAGGCATCCATCTT from Mesorhizobium sp. M1E.F.Ca.ET.045.02.1.1 includes the following:
- a CDS encoding elongation factor G, coding for MGTRAGGRRTGPKCIAIVGPFASGKTTLLEAILARTGAIPRQNPVSSGNTVSDHSPEARAHAMSVEATFATTEFMGEQFTFVDCPGSIEFAFEAEPVLAACDVAVVVAEADEKKIPALQLIMRKLDDLGVPRILFLNKVDKAIAGVRETLKMLQPASSVPLLLRQIPLRKDGVVIGSIDLALERAYVYREYAESQVAEIPNDDKARELEARFSMLETLADHDDQLMEQLLEEIEPPKDAIFDDLAADLRAGTVTPVLIGTAEKGNGVLRLLKTIRHDAPDIEATRKRLGAPDGNQTVVQVMKTIHTAHGGKLSVSRVLSGQLADAAELFLSNGDTAKVSGIYKMLGKDQLKLPSAGAGDTVALGKLDNARTGQTLSSAKGGIKPLVTLESPQPVFAFALRPKERKDEVKMSAAIQRLAEEDPSLSLHHNQDSAETVLSGHGEMHLRVVRERLEGKNQIPIEGHSPAVPYRETIRKSAQQRGRHKKQSGGHGQFGDVVIEIKPLPRGSGFQFTDTITGGVVPKTYIQSVETGIRDYLKNGPLGFPVVDVAVNLSDGSYHAVDSSDMAFQMAAKLAMKEGMAACSPVLLEPIMKVEIVTPSDATSKIIALIPQRRGQILGYDARPGWPGWDVVEATMPQAEIGDLIIELRSATAGVASYKAGFDHMAELTGRLADEAMNANGKAA
- a CDS encoding EAL domain-containing protein, which translates into the protein MSILATIKDHSGRIYRGIQALLVASIAATAIAAFGLTEDASRATALALSAISTGLALLVLMYMRSSVVQRLQSAADAEAEKHRFLSVDAMTGAMTRRYFLEALSDSLGTLRNRRQASLLLIDLDHFKQLNDTFGHQFGDLALAYVVKEAERIFDDSLIGRLGGDEFGVIVPHGDTAALNKDVRRLLDAMRAGKRHEGKVVPLSISLGVALAPLHASNPTELMLLADLALYESKAAGRGRVTVFDEEMLSDKRYRRLVERELRAAVYLGELELHYQPIMGAEGSIDALEGLIRWRHPVRGLISPAEFIPIAERSTLIDMIGEWVFKRACADIGQFPGRRISINVSGEQLKRDEIVTMCDRILRETGRSASEFIIEITETVATAATPEILRRLEALRGLGFDIALDDFGTGHCGFNYLKTLPIDCVKIDRSYIRSLAHDQVAQIFVSALAQIARIQDITIVAEGVETSEEFTLARAAGCSRFQGYFFGKPAPRDKTSALCAADKQSLALSA
- a CDS encoding cupin domain-containing protein — its product is MKIIACGSVPTIIAPEKYFTGKVLQTPIIEKEAPARLRATLVSFEPGARTHWHTHPLGQTLYVTSGAGLAQTWGGPIEAIRAGDVISFAPGEKHWHGAGPKTTMTHVAMQEAMDGVHADWLEAVSDEQYGG
- a CDS encoding pyridoxal phosphate-dependent aminotransferase is translated as MAFLADALSRVKPSATIAVTQKARELKNAGRDVIGLGAGEPDFDTPDNIKNAAIDAIRRGETKYPPVSGIVPLREAIARKFKRENNLDYRPEQTIVGTGGKQILFNAFMATLNPGDEVIIPRPYWVSYPEMVAICGGTSVFADTSIDNGFKLTAEVLEKAITPKTKWLLMNSPSNPSGAAYTEAELRALADVLLKHPHVWTLTDDMYEHLTYGDFVFKTIAEVEPKLYERTLTMNGVSKAYAMTGWRIGYAAGPVPLIKAMDMIQGQQTSGACTIAQWASVEALNGPQDFIARNKAIFQGRRDLVVSMLNQARGITCPSPEGAFYVYPSCAELIGRKTRAGKVIDSDEVFCSELLDAEGVAVVFGSAFGLGPNFRISYATSETLLEEACTRIQRFTASLT